A single window of Pseudobdellovibrionaceae bacterium DNA harbors:
- a CDS encoding DUF2183 domain-containing protein: MKFLSVFLLVSLSVQAWSRTIVVSDIDDTLKISNVRSLVGKVQNAPRTDLVFAGMPEIFQALHERGDVEFVYLSNAPTWLMTEAHQTFLRENAFPFGRTFLRPFGSGATTFKREVIDRLFAEEPSDTEWILIGDNGERDPLVFWDVQQAYPARKVLAYVHAIYPDNVELQGYSFNLRPYGSSYDLAAEWVAAGILSPEQVEGVEAVVLRALLRDLRDEPTSEQAFAPWTNCHPALSFEGRVFTREWVDLLSVGCALGR, from the coding sequence TTGAAATTTCTGAGCGTTTTTCTTCTCGTCTCATTGTCCGTTCAAGCTTGGTCGCGGACCATCGTGGTCAGCGACATCGATGACACTCTGAAAATTTCCAACGTTCGTAGTTTGGTCGGGAAGGTGCAGAATGCGCCGAGAACCGATCTGGTTTTTGCGGGAATGCCCGAAATCTTTCAGGCACTTCATGAACGCGGGGACGTTGAGTTCGTTTACCTTTCGAACGCACCGACTTGGTTGATGACCGAGGCGCACCAGACGTTTCTACGGGAAAATGCTTTCCCCTTCGGCCGGACGTTCTTGCGTCCCTTCGGGAGTGGCGCGACCACTTTTAAACGTGAAGTCATTGATCGTCTGTTCGCGGAAGAACCATCCGACACCGAATGGATTTTGATCGGCGATAACGGCGAGCGAGATCCGTTGGTCTTCTGGGATGTTCAGCAGGCTTATCCCGCACGTAAAGTGCTTGCCTACGTCCATGCCATCTACCCGGATAACGTGGAGCTGCAGGGATACTCGTTCAACCTGAGGCCTTATGGAAGCTCCTATGACCTGGCGGCGGAGTGGGTGGCGGCAGGGATACTGTCCCCGGAGCAGGTCGAGGGAGTTGAAGCCGTCGTGCTGCGCGCGCTGTTACGGGACCTGCGGGATGAGCCGACCTCTGAGCAGGCTTTCGCCCCTTGGACGAATTGCCACCCCGCCCTCAGTTTTGAGGGCCGTGTCTTCACGCGGGAATGGGTGGATTTGCTTTCCGTGGGCTGCGCGCTGGGCCGCTGA
- a CDS encoding VWA domain-containing protein: MRSLTVKLSVMLAIPIVAVSYTNCANYALQNFELSTEELKQSLILGGVIINDGAEYTNNEALTLRMIHENADEMYVTDDPTCEAGGVWEAYAPVKAWTLRNPDGRVYARYRPKKTPNFVSPCFDDDIKVDKTPPVVQIARTPGAFINANPVYFEIKTEDDAAGIASLECNSSEGFTTACQIGQKSHSLNDGSHSVEIVAIDKAGNRSTKLRDSFMVDRIAPTITVSQAPSGTLGNGNAKFVFSGRDSDNGSGIEASGAYECRRDNGAFEVCQSPVDISNFGPGKHKFQIRVRDRAGNISAASLNEWTVDLTAPTVAIGSPAPQDPTKENSATFYFTGIDEGVALDKFECRLNSEAFTPCTPPYTRNSLASQRHTFEVRAIDSAGNRSSPQNYSWLIDTTVPTVSITRAPVGRIKDTSVTISFNVADEGGAGVQQSFCSVNGGTYQNCTGSFTTLNLGDGNHVFHVMTRDKAGNNSLPASASWTVDTTKPSILFTQTPSSPVLVANASLSFQGSDPNGGTISGYLCKLDNQPEAACASPLELKDLEDGIHVVSVKSVDSVGLISDAISHSFFVDSNTPSIALLKTPDEVVGHNAEALIQYRITDASDFRYIRCGFQGALADCGDEATVNVSLANVGNYQYVIEAEDIHGHRSSINVDWRVELATTLVKQKFNMTATDKVDVLVVIDISGSMDTERKNLGARFGSFLSKLKDAQLNWRVGVITTSLRCADEKKDCKTAPVHEVDGHLHNFVGMPTGTYFLDSSMNFANAQTAFENTLKFTKVTESGGKYYDGNLGYISGYEQGIGSAYVAVTRGTSNPAEWTATSSVRARNFFRSDAALSVLVVSDADETPSNGTKDWNKPDSLINLVKTKWPSKSFSFHSIIVKAGDSGCLAKDGNESHGITYADLSKKTGGIVGNVCESDYGNQLGSMGQETLDQIRSINLDCNPVAKTGSPAPEIKLNGNVLTGYNLSGRRLTFGTTLPPAQYELSYDCLQ; the protein is encoded by the coding sequence ATGCGTAGTCTTACCGTCAAACTTTCGGTCATGCTGGCGATTCCGATCGTCGCAGTTTCGTATACGAACTGCGCCAATTACGCGCTTCAGAACTTCGAGCTCTCCACGGAGGAGCTGAAGCAGTCCCTGATCCTTGGGGGAGTCATCATTAATGATGGCGCGGAATACACCAACAATGAGGCCCTCACTCTTCGTATGATCCACGAGAACGCGGATGAAATGTACGTAACGGACGATCCGACATGCGAAGCGGGCGGCGTTTGGGAAGCCTATGCCCCGGTGAAAGCTTGGACTTTGCGTAATCCCGACGGACGCGTCTATGCGCGCTACCGGCCGAAGAAAACCCCGAATTTCGTCTCTCCCTGCTTTGACGATGATATCAAAGTCGACAAAACTCCACCCGTCGTGCAAATCGCGCGTACGCCCGGAGCTTTCATCAATGCCAACCCCGTCTATTTCGAGATCAAAACGGAAGACGATGCCGCGGGAATCGCGTCCCTGGAGTGTAACTCCAGCGAAGGTTTCACTACCGCTTGCCAGATCGGACAGAAGTCCCATTCCCTCAACGACGGCTCGCATAGCGTGGAGATCGTTGCCATCGATAAAGCCGGTAATCGCTCGACCAAATTACGCGACTCTTTCATGGTGGACCGCATTGCCCCCACCATCACCGTGTCGCAAGCTCCGAGCGGCACCCTTGGAAATGGCAACGCAAAATTCGTTTTCAGCGGACGTGACTCCGACAACGGTAGCGGTATCGAAGCCTCCGGAGCCTATGAATGCAGACGGGATAACGGCGCCTTCGAGGTCTGCCAATCGCCCGTTGATATCTCGAATTTCGGTCCCGGCAAACACAAGTTCCAGATCCGCGTGCGTGATCGTGCCGGCAATATCTCGGCGGCATCTCTGAATGAGTGGACCGTCGACTTGACCGCTCCGACCGTGGCGATCGGGTCACCGGCGCCGCAAGATCCGACCAAAGAAAACAGCGCCACATTCTACTTCACGGGGATCGATGAAGGCGTCGCGCTGGATAAGTTCGAGTGCCGCCTGAACTCAGAAGCCTTCACGCCTTGTACGCCTCCTTACACACGGAATAGCCTTGCATCGCAACGCCACACCTTCGAAGTCCGGGCAATCGACAGCGCCGGCAACAGATCTTCGCCGCAAAATTATTCCTGGTTGATCGATACGACGGTTCCGACCGTTTCGATTACGCGGGCCCCGGTCGGCCGTATTAAAGACACATCGGTGACGATCAGTTTCAACGTCGCCGACGAGGGCGGCGCCGGCGTCCAACAATCTTTCTGCAGCGTTAACGGTGGCACTTATCAAAACTGCACCGGAAGCTTCACCACACTGAATCTTGGCGACGGCAATCACGTCTTCCACGTCATGACTCGCGACAAAGCCGGTAACAATAGCCTCCCCGCCAGTGCGTCGTGGACCGTTGATACGACCAAGCCCAGCATCCTTTTCACGCAAACACCTTCAAGCCCGGTTTTGGTGGCCAACGCATCCCTCTCCTTCCAGGGAAGCGATCCTAACGGCGGAACCATCAGCGGATACCTCTGCAAGCTCGACAATCAACCCGAGGCGGCTTGCGCCTCGCCCCTCGAACTGAAAGATCTGGAAGACGGCATCCATGTCGTCTCCGTCAAGTCGGTCGACAGCGTCGGTTTGATCTCGGACGCGATCTCGCATTCGTTTTTCGTGGACTCAAATACGCCTTCAATCGCGTTGCTGAAAACGCCCGACGAGGTTGTGGGACACAACGCGGAAGCGTTGATCCAGTACCGGATCACCGACGCCAGCGATTTCCGTTACATTCGTTGCGGATTCCAAGGGGCGCTCGCGGACTGCGGTGACGAAGCGACAGTCAACGTCTCGCTCGCCAACGTCGGCAACTACCAATACGTGATCGAAGCCGAGGACATTCATGGTCACCGCTCCTCGATCAACGTCGACTGGCGCGTCGAACTGGCGACCACTCTCGTGAAACAGAAGTTCAATATGACCGCGACCGATAAAGTCGACGTCCTCGTGGTCATCGACATCTCGGGCTCCATGGATACCGAGCGCAAAAATCTCGGCGCCCGCTTCGGCAGCTTCCTGAGCAAGCTGAAAGACGCCCAACTGAACTGGCGCGTGGGCGTGATCACGACCTCGCTTCGCTGCGCGGACGAAAAGAAAGACTGTAAGACCGCGCCGGTCCACGAGGTTGACGGCCATCTTCACAACTTCGTCGGAATGCCCACGGGAACCTACTTCCTCGATAGCTCGATGAACTTCGCGAACGCGCAAACGGCTTTTGAAAATACGCTCAAGTTCACCAAAGTCACGGAGTCGGGTGGAAAGTACTACGACGGAAATTTAGGTTATATTTCCGGATACGAACAGGGGATCGGATCGGCTTACGTCGCGGTGACGCGCGGAACTTCGAATCCCGCCGAATGGACCGCAACCAGTAGCGTACGCGCTCGGAATTTCTTCCGCAGCGACGCCGCGCTTTCGGTTCTAGTCGTTTCGGATGCAGACGAGACCCCGTCGAACGGAACGAAAGACTGGAACAAGCCGGACTCCTTGATCAATCTCGTGAAAACGAAATGGCCGTCTAAATCCTTCAGCTTTCACTCGATTATCGTCAAAGCGGGTGACTCGGGATGCTTGGCTAAAGATGGAAACGAAAGCCACGGCATCACTTACGCCGATCTTTCGAAAAAAACCGGCGGGATCGTTGGTAACGTTTGTGAGTCGGACTACGGCAATCAACTCGGCAGCATGGGGCAAGAGACGCTCGACCAAATCCGGTCGATCAACCTTGACTGTAACCCCGTGGCGAAGACGGGATCCCCTGCTCCCGAAATCAAGCTGAACGGCAATGTGCTGACGGGCTACAACCTGAGCGGCCGCCGCCTCACGTTCGGCACGACCTTGCCCCCGGCTCAATATGAATTGAGCTACGACTGCCTTCAGTAA
- a CDS encoding DUF1648 domain-containing protein has product MKALLRPSIPALLLTVLSFALPLLFWKQMPEQVPIHFDIQGQADREAPKAVGLFILPGLSLFLIVLMSFFAKLDPALMRDPDGPPSLGKFLGAIGILLLGIQAGLILTSVYPDRLLMNEMLFISMGLFMIVFGLSMRHMPMNPWIGFRYPWNYQNRAVWRRTHDLYYRWMIVFGVLSLVFAFVMPIPPVSLALLLLAIVVPAIISYRFSRQGPPSPRDGPHRRGRRRGGQRPRAPKPS; this is encoded by the coding sequence ATGAAGGCTTTGTTACGCCCCTCGATTCCCGCGTTGCTACTCACCGTTCTGTCATTCGCGCTTCCGCTTCTTTTCTGGAAGCAAATGCCCGAGCAAGTTCCCATTCATTTCGACATCCAAGGGCAAGCCGATCGTGAAGCGCCGAAAGCCGTCGGCCTTTTCATTCTTCCCGGTTTGTCCCTTTTTCTGATCGTGTTGATGTCTTTCTTCGCGAAGCTGGATCCCGCATTGATGCGAGATCCCGATGGTCCGCCTTCACTCGGCAAATTCCTGGGCGCAATCGGTATTTTACTTCTGGGAATTCAGGCGGGACTGATTCTGACCAGCGTTTATCCGGATCGTCTTCTCATGAATGAAATGCTCTTCATTTCGATGGGTTTATTCATGATCGTCTTCGGATTATCGATGCGCCATATGCCGATGAATCCATGGATCGGATTTCGCTACCCTTGGAATTACCAAAATCGTGCGGTCTGGCGGCGGACCCATGACCTGTATTACCGCTGGATGATTGTTTTCGGCGTGCTTTCGCTCGTGTTCGCTTTCGTCATGCCCATTCCCCCCGTCTCTTTGGCCCTCTTGCTTTTGGCCATCGTGGTGCCCGCAATCATTTCGTATCGCTTCTCACGTCAGGGCCCCCCTTCGCCGCGCGATGGACCGCACCGCCGGGGCCGCCGCCGCGGCGGCCAACGCCCCCGCGCGCCGAAGCCCTCCTGA
- a CDS encoding polyphenol oxidase family protein, translating to MRFEKHSSGWIARRPGLTVFFGNRHSALAELKAHFPQYRFLRTKQVHGKHIVEQNLQPTDYEVDADGSWTRTAGFALCSISADCVPLLITAPGFAMALHAGWRGVAQRIFVDGLKRAIEATGDPSKIEIWIGPHIRRESFVVRDDARDLLQASTALASTQIIETIGEDQYRIDLEKILRAQAGECGIKDLQIQTLEVDTYRSEELHSHRRDRENAGRQISFIVLESIP from the coding sequence ATGAGATTTGAAAAGCACTCGTCGGGTTGGATCGCCCGTCGTCCCGGGTTGACGGTCTTCTTCGGCAATCGTCACTCCGCGCTCGCCGAACTCAAGGCGCATTTTCCTCAATACCGTTTTCTGCGGACGAAACAAGTTCACGGCAAACACATTGTCGAACAGAATCTTCAACCGACGGACTACGAAGTCGATGCGGACGGATCCTGGACACGGACCGCCGGTTTCGCCTTATGTTCGATTTCCGCCGACTGCGTGCCGTTGTTAATTACGGCGCCGGGTTTCGCCATGGCCCTGCACGCGGGGTGGCGAGGCGTCGCCCAGCGTATCTTCGTCGATGGCTTAAAGCGCGCGATCGAAGCAACCGGGGATCCCTCGAAAATTGAAATCTGGATTGGCCCCCACATCCGACGCGAATCCTTCGTCGTTCGCGACGACGCTCGCGATCTTTTGCAAGCGTCGACGGCCTTAGCCTCAACGCAAATCATCGAAACCATCGGCGAGGATCAGTACCGCATCGATCTGGAAAAAATCCTCCGTGCGCAAGCGGGCGAATGCGGCATTAAGGATTTGCAAATCCAAACCCTCGAGGTCGACACCTATCGCAGCGAGGAACTTCACTCCCATCGCCGCGACCGAGAAAATGCGGGAAGACAGATCAGTTTCATTGTGCTTGAATCCATACCATGA
- a CDS encoding RluA family pseudouridine synthase, with protein MKKPDFDLTIADADAGQRIDKILGSHAEIGSRSKAEHLLREGLVSLNGKTVKSSYRTSTGEVFRVRLPEPEPTNLQPLKIELESLYDDDHLLVINKPAGLVVHPAAGHTQDTLVNALLGMDADFEMQFGENRPGIVHRLDKDTSGLLVVAKTSAAQDALVAQFKARSVHRRYQALVMARGLPTEGSIQSYLARHPGDRKRFASLRDPAGRILREEGLETTIGKWARTHYRTLARNASGLSLLVLKLETGRTHQIRVHLSEAGSPIVADPIYLKSPATSGYSNLEKEILTHIPRLALHAFELGFVHPIHGKKLSFRKDWPDDLRAPLQELKLWRAPDEI; from the coding sequence GTGAAAAAGCCTGATTTCGACCTCACCATCGCGGACGCCGATGCGGGCCAGAGAATCGACAAAATTCTCGGCTCGCATGCTGAAATCGGCTCACGCTCGAAAGCGGAACATCTGTTACGCGAAGGTCTCGTTTCGTTAAATGGCAAAACGGTCAAAAGTTCTTACCGAACCTCGACGGGCGAAGTCTTTCGCGTCCGTCTCCCAGAGCCTGAACCCACGAATCTCCAGCCCCTGAAAATCGAACTCGAATCCCTTTACGACGACGATCACCTTTTGGTGATCAACAAGCCGGCGGGACTTGTCGTCCATCCCGCGGCGGGCCACACGCAGGACACGCTGGTGAACGCGCTCCTAGGAATGGACGCCGATTTCGAAATGCAATTCGGAGAGAATCGCCCCGGCATCGTTCATCGCCTGGATAAAGACACGTCAGGTCTTTTAGTCGTCGCAAAGACCAGTGCCGCGCAAGATGCACTCGTCGCTCAATTCAAAGCGCGTAGCGTACATCGCCGTTACCAAGCACTCGTGATGGCACGGGGCCTTCCTACGGAAGGATCGATCCAAAGCTATCTGGCCCGCCATCCCGGAGACCGCAAGCGCTTCGCATCGCTTCGCGATCCTGCGGGGCGAATCCTTCGCGAAGAGGGGCTCGAAACGACAATCGGAAAGTGGGCGCGAACGCACTACCGCACGCTCGCACGCAACGCGAGCGGCCTCAGTCTGCTCGTGCTCAAACTCGAGACGGGGCGCACCCACCAAATACGTGTCCACCTCAGCGAAGCGGGCTCACCGATCGTGGCCGATCCCATTTATCTGAAATCCCCTGCGACCTCGGGCTATTCGAACCTCGAAAAAGAAATACTCACGCATATTCCCCGTCTGGCGCTGCATGCCTTTGAGCTCGGTTTCGTCCACCCTATCCACGGCAAAAAGCTCTCGTTCCGTAAAGATTGGCCTGACGATTTACGTGCGCCCCTGCAAGAACTCAAACTATGGAGGGCGCCTGATGAGATTTGA
- a CDS encoding helix-turn-helix domain-containing protein: MNTKFNHYDILELSPQCSQNDITDAYNKAKATYSGQNPALYTIFSEQEAREYLRLVEEAYAVLGNRSLRALYDEKLVKGVVDTSKVAYDNLLQESRTNKSHQLPKIQRFKLEYEANPTFEEEIKIQSNWSGDFLKKVREYKKVSLEQLAEITKITPFYLNALEKMERENLPAPVFVRGYLVQVCRTLNLDDKKVADSYMRVFKGAGEKA; this comes from the coding sequence ATGAACACGAAGTTCAATCACTACGACATTCTGGAATTGAGTCCTCAGTGCTCTCAGAACGACATCACTGATGCCTACAATAAAGCGAAAGCGACCTACTCGGGACAGAACCCCGCGCTTTACACGATCTTCTCGGAGCAAGAAGCGCGCGAATACCTACGTTTAGTCGAAGAGGCTTACGCCGTTCTCGGCAATCGTTCGTTGCGCGCCCTGTACGACGAGAAACTTGTGAAAGGCGTCGTCGATACGTCGAAAGTCGCTTACGACAACCTGTTGCAGGAAAGCCGGACGAACAAGTCGCATCAGCTTCCCAAAATCCAGCGTTTCAAACTGGAGTACGAAGCGAATCCAACGTTCGAGGAAGAAATCAAAATCCAATCGAATTGGAGCGGCGACTTCTTGAAGAAGGTTCGTGAGTACAAAAAGGTTTCGCTGGAGCAATTGGCGGAAATCACCAAAATCACGCCCTTCTACCTGAACGCGCTCGAGAAGATGGAGCGGGAAAATCTTCCCGCCCCGGTTTTCGTTCGCGGCTATCTGGTGCAAGTCTGCCGCACGCTGAACCTCGACGACAAAAAGGTTGCCGACTCCTACATGCGCGTGTTCAAAGGCGCAGGTGAAAAAGCCTGA
- a CDS encoding P-loop NTPase — MSTRIVSIGSGKGGVGKSFVVSSLGITLTKLGQSVLLIDLDFSGPNLHTSLGEAPRAHNIDMFFSGQSKLADLVHTSMFPRLSFIQGTASPGERTIADVRRLIEECRTLPFNEILFDLGPGSQEVYLELMKLSDERMFVTTPEPPCIEKNYRLIENYLLYSIRKDDSPVHLKELKTALEQYRKVHSPGQITFREFLMNQTGWTWPKDHPAFLNPIRLIVNQTRAEADLDLGPSIRLVCHHYFDFCIDFLGSLQYDNAVWQSFRDCEPMLHKHPFSPLAGQFLKMSRRLLSDELHGNPLRAVI; from the coding sequence ATGTCGACCCGGATCGTGTCGATCGGATCAGGTAAAGGCGGAGTGGGAAAGAGCTTCGTCGTATCGAGCTTGGGCATCACGCTCACGAAGCTCGGCCAATCCGTGCTGTTGATCGATCTCGATTTCAGCGGTCCGAACTTGCACACCAGCCTTGGTGAAGCTCCCCGCGCCCACAACATCGATATGTTCTTCAGCGGCCAGTCTAAGCTGGCCGATCTCGTTCATACGTCGATGTTCCCCCGCCTGTCGTTTATCCAAGGAACCGCGAGCCCCGGTGAACGCACGATCGCCGACGTCCGTCGTCTGATCGAAGAGTGCCGTACCTTGCCGTTCAACGAAATCCTCTTCGACCTTGGTCCAGGTTCGCAGGAAGTCTATCTTGAGCTCATGAAGCTGAGCGACGAACGCATGTTCGTCACGACTCCCGAGCCCCCTTGCATCGAAAAGAATTACCGTTTGATCGAGAACTATCTTTTGTACTCGATCCGCAAGGACGACTCGCCCGTCCACCTGAAAGAGCTGAAGACCGCGCTCGAGCAATACCGCAAGGTTCATAGCCCCGGACAGATCACGTTCCGGGAATTCTTAATGAATCAAACGGGTTGGACTTGGCCGAAAGATCATCCGGCGTTTTTGAATCCGATTCGTCTCATCGTGAATCAAACCCGCGCCGAAGCCGACCTGGACCTTGGTCCGTCGATTCGTTTGGTCTGCCACCACTACTTCGACTTCTGCATCGATTTCTTGGGATCGCTTCAATACGACAACGCCGTTTGGCAGTCGTTCCGCGATTGCGAGCCGATGCTACATAAACATCCCTTCTCGCCCCTGGCCGGACAATTCCTGAAAATGTCTCGCCGCCTGCTGAGCGACGAATTGCACGGAAATCCCCTTCGCGCCGTGATTTAG
- the tsaB gene encoding tRNA (adenosine(37)-N6)-threonylcarbamoyltransferase complex dimerization subunit type 1 TsaB, producing MKLLALTTSGVRAQLGLFLDGRPFVLENPNPRQHSEWLHASIDGLFRQNGMTAADLNGIAVDLGPGSFTGLRVGFQLAQSFVYANGTPLFTATSSQILAAGLPGSVICGANAFRNLVYAAEFHAGREVRAPHVVTAEDFAADLRARAIGPSQFTFVGDAFTKMSVLSELNFPLKRELPDVESLAQLALHAGPDLWTHDWKSKTPLYLRGSEAEEKAKIK from the coding sequence ATGAAACTCCTCGCACTCACCACCAGTGGGGTGCGGGCGCAGTTAGGGCTGTTCCTTGATGGACGGCCCTTCGTTCTCGAAAACCCCAATCCCCGACAGCATAGTGAATGGCTTCACGCTTCGATCGATGGGCTCTTCCGTCAAAATGGCATGACGGCCGCCGATCTGAACGGCATCGCCGTCGACCTCGGCCCCGGCAGTTTCACGGGCTTGCGGGTGGGGTTCCAGCTCGCGCAAAGCTTCGTTTACGCCAACGGGACGCCACTTTTCACGGCGACCAGCAGCCAGATTCTGGCGGCGGGTCTACCGGGGTCGGTCATTTGCGGGGCCAATGCTTTTCGCAATCTGGTCTACGCCGCGGAATTTCATGCGGGTCGCGAAGTTCGCGCCCCGCATGTCGTGACCGCGGAGGACTTCGCCGCGGATCTCCGCGCGCGCGCGATCGGCCCCTCTCAATTCACTTTCGTCGGCGACGCCTTCACCAAGATGTCGGTCCTGTCGGAACTCAATTTCCCTCTGAAACGCGAACTGCCGGACGTCGAAAGTCTGGCCCAGTTGGCCCTTCATGCCGGTCCAGATTTATGGACTCATGACTGGAAATCGAAAACCCCCCTTTATCTCCGTGGATCGGAAGCCGAAGAAAAGGCGAAGATAAAGTAA
- the rseP gene encoding RIP metalloprotease RseP, translated as MDIILGYVQTGFSAVFAFILLLGLLIFVHELGHFMVAKWCGVRVEVFSLGFGKKILQYKRGDTVYAISLIPLGGYVKMFGDELNSDIDAEQKKYSFTHKNVWQRIAVVLAGPLMNFFFAVLIFTVVAYMGEDVRAPIIGDISPNSKAYELGFRPGDKVVSIAGTAVSTWDDFQTGLTSRIGQPVEVSLKRTGFETPMPISITPESRPNPNILSMKEWIGDVDGMTYYSKSPILGIRAKTPAEKAGLKTGDRIKMVNNVEVKHYRDLDPLMVPHQGADIVLTIERDHDMDGKADETVKHTLNSRSFSGVGVLGIESSELYLFKIIPGSPAEKAGLRTGDRILQVGETTPLVWEEVLGSVKGYKGEGGLPFKVMRGNEEIEFTVNPEITSQMNMQGGEEKRFTIGIVPWIELSAPDLTTLQLAGPVDVLKRGWDRTIDVTVMTVVSFVRLIQNKISPKNIGGVISIGQAAHETFKIGIGSFLTMMGAISVNLFILNLLPIPVLDGGHLLFYTIEALRGAPVSMRKMEIAQQIGLFVLMSLMVFALFNDVSRIFGFW; from the coding sequence ATGGATATCATTCTTGGTTACGTCCAGACAGGCTTCTCGGCAGTCTTCGCATTCATCCTGCTGCTGGGACTTTTGATTTTCGTTCACGAGCTCGGACACTTCATGGTCGCGAAGTGGTGCGGCGTCCGGGTCGAGGTTTTCAGCCTCGGTTTCGGCAAAAAGATCCTGCAGTACAAACGCGGCGATACTGTTTACGCCATCTCGCTGATCCCGCTGGGTGGATACGTGAAGATGTTCGGCGACGAGTTGAACTCCGATATCGATGCCGAGCAGAAGAAGTATTCCTTCACGCACAAAAACGTGTGGCAACGGATCGCGGTCGTTCTGGCGGGTCCGCTGATGAATTTCTTCTTCGCCGTTTTGATCTTCACCGTCGTCGCGTACATGGGCGAAGACGTGCGTGCGCCGATCATTGGCGACATTTCGCCGAACTCGAAAGCCTATGAACTTGGTTTCCGCCCCGGCGATAAAGTCGTCTCGATCGCGGGCACCGCGGTCAGCACCTGGGACGATTTCCAAACCGGGCTGACCTCACGGATCGGACAACCGGTGGAAGTCTCCCTGAAGCGGACCGGCTTCGAAACACCCATGCCCATCAGCATCACTCCGGAAAGCCGCCCGAATCCGAACATTCTTTCCATGAAAGAATGGATCGGCGACGTGGACGGCATGACGTACTACTCAAAGTCCCCGATCCTCGGTATCCGCGCGAAAACGCCCGCCGAGAAAGCCGGCTTGAAAACCGGTGATCGCATCAAGATGGTGAACAACGTCGAGGTCAAACATTACCGCGACCTGGATCCTTTGATGGTCCCCCACCAGGGTGCGGACATCGTCCTGACCATCGAGCGCGATCACGACATGGACGGCAAGGCCGACGAAACCGTCAAGCACACCTTGAACTCACGCTCGTTCTCGGGCGTCGGCGTACTTGGAATCGAAAGCTCGGAACTTTACCTTTTCAAAATCATTCCCGGATCGCCCGCCGAAAAAGCCGGACTGCGCACCGGCGACCGCATCTTGCAAGTGGGGGAAACGACTCCGCTCGTCTGGGAAGAGGTTCTGGGCTCGGTCAAAGGCTACAAGGGCGAAGGCGGTCTGCCTTTCAAAGTCATGCGCGGGAACGAAGAAATCGAATTCACCGTGAATCCCGAAATCACCTCGCAAATGAACATGCAAGGCGGTGAAGAGAAACGTTTCACGATCGGCATCGTTCCTTGGATCGAGCTGAGTGCTCCGGACCTCACCACCCTGCAACTGGCGGGTCCGGTCGACGTCTTGAAACGCGGCTGGGATCGCACCATTGACGTCACGGTCATGACCGTCGTGTCGTTCGTGCGTTTGATCCAGAATAAAATCTCTCCGAAAAATATCGGCGGCGTGATCTCCATCGGCCAAGCGGCGCACGAGACGTTCAAGATCGGCATTGGCTCGTTCTTGACGATGATGGGGGCCATCTCGGTCAACTTGTTCATCCTGAACCTGCTCCCGATCCCCGTCCTTGATGGCGGCCATTTGCTGTTCTACACGATCGAGGCGCTGCGTGGCGCCCCCGTATCGATGCGCAAAATGGAAATCGCGCAGCAGATCGGCCTGTTCGTGCTGATGAGCCTGATGGTCTTCGCGCTCTTCAACGACGTTTCCCGTATCTTCGGATTCTGGTGA